GGTGCAGGTCGATCGGCAGCGGAATCCACACCGCCTCGATCTCCGGGATCGCCAACACGTCCTCAAACCGCTCAAACACCTTCACGCCCGCGCCGCGCAATGTCGCGATCACTTCGGCGTGCAGCTTGTGATCCGGCTCGGCGACCGCTGCATATTTCACTCCCGGTGAGCCGGCGGGTGCGGAACCGCTCCGGCTGATGTCCAGCAGCATGTCGCTGATGCCGCGGGCGTAACCGCCCAGACCCACCGAACCAAACACCACGGGTTTCGTCGCCGCCTGCGTTGTCATCGTCAATCCTGTCAGAAATACGAGGTTGGGCACAATAACGGCCATGAACGGCCGGGGCAACAGGTTTGCTTTCAGGGCGGCGATAATCTATCCTTATATCCGGATGGAGCGATGATTAAATCAGACCCCCAACCCCAGACGATCGTGGGCTGGATGGACAGCCTCGCCGATCCGACACGGCTGCGCGTGCTCCGACTGCTGGAGCGGCAGGAGCTGGGTGTCGTCGAACTCTGCAAGGCACTCCAGATGCCCCAGTCAACCGTCAGCCGCCATCTCAAACTGCTTTCCAGTCAGGGCTGGCTCGCCAACCGGCGCGACGGCACCGCCAATTTTTATCGCATGACGCTTGATGAGCTTGAACCGGCAGCAAGAAAACTCTGGCTGCTGGCGCGTGAGCAGACCGCCGCCTGGCCGGCCGTCGAACAGGACCGCCGTCGCATGGAGCAGGTGCTCCGCGCCCGGCATGATGATGCGCAGGCTTTTTTCGCCGGTGCTGCTTCCGAGTGGGAGGCGATGCGCGGCTCGCTCTACGGTCGCTCGTTCAATCAGGCGGCTCTGCTGGGCCTGCTCTCCGAGGAATGGGTCGTCGCCGACCTGGGTTGCGGCACCGGCGCGCTGTCTGTCGAGCTGGCTCCGTATGTCCGGAGCGTCATCGGCGTCGATCAATCCGCCGCGATGCTCAAGGCCGCCCGTCGTCGCGCCGAATCGCTGAAAAACGTGGACCTGCGTCGCGGCGACCTCGAAGCGTTACCCGTCGATTCGGAAACCTGTGACGCAGCACTGATGGTGCTGGTGCTGACCTACGTCGCCGACCCGCAGCGTGTGCTCGCCGAAGCGGCGCGAATCCTCAAACCTGCCGGAAAGCTGATCCTCGTGGACCTGCTGCGGCATGACCGCGATGACTTTCGCCGCCAGATGGGGCAGCGTCATCCGGGCTTTGATCCCGCAGCGTTGCAACGTCTGCTCGAGGGCGTGGGCATGACCGCGCTCCAGCACCGCCCTCTGCCTCCCGAAACGGATGCCAGAGGCCCTGCACTATTCCTCACCGTCGCCCGCAAGAGCGCCGATAACCCTGTTCACCCTTAATTTCTTTTACTGGAGTCTCGTCGATGACCGCCACCACCACCCGCGCCCCGAAGATCAAGCAGTCCCGGCCCGCCGCCTCCGCCCTCGAATACAAAGTCGCCGACCTGTCGCTGGCTGACTGGGGCCGCAAGGAGATCGAGCTGGCGGAAAAAGAGATGCCCGGCCTGATGAGTGTCCGCCGCGAGTACGCCAAAGCGCAGCCGCTCAAGGGACAGCGCATCACCGGCTCGCTGCACATGACGATCCAGACAGCCGTGCTGATCGAAACGCTCGTCGAGCTGGGCGCGGAAGTCCGCTGGTGCTCGTGCAACATTTTCAGCACGCAGGACCATGCGGCAGCGGCGATCGCCGTCGGACCGCGAGGCACGGTGCAAAAGCCCGCGGGGGTCGCGGTCTTTGCCTGGAAAGGCGAGACGCTCGACGAGTATTGGTGGTGTACGGAACGCGCCCTCGATTTCGGTGACAACAACGGCCCCACCCAGATCGTCGATGACGGCGGCGATGCGACGCTGCTGATCCACAAAGGCGTCGAGTATGAAAAGGCCGGCAAAGTCCCCGCCATCAACTCCACCGAAAACGAGGAGTTTCAGATCATCCTCAAGCTGCTGACCAAAACACTCAAGGAAACGCCTAAACGCTGGACAAAAGTCGCCGCCGATTGCAAAGGTGTCAGCGAAGAAACGACCACCGGCGTCCA
The sequence above is drawn from the Phycisphaeraceae bacterium genome and encodes:
- a CDS encoding metalloregulator ArsR/SmtB family transcription factor; its protein translation is MIKSDPQPQTIVGWMDSLADPTRLRVLRLLERQELGVVELCKALQMPQSTVSRHLKLLSSQGWLANRRDGTANFYRMTLDELEPAARKLWLLAREQTAAWPAVEQDRRRMEQVLRARHDDAQAFFAGAASEWEAMRGSLYGRSFNQAALLGLLSEEWVVADLGCGTGALSVELAPYVRSVIGVDQSAAMLKAARRRAESLKNVDLRRGDLEALPVDSETCDAALMVLVLTYVADPQRVLAEAARILKPAGKLILVDLLRHDRDDFRRQMGQRHPGFDPAALQRLLEGVGMTALQHRPLPPETDARGPALFLTVARKSADNPVHP